In Brienomyrus brachyistius isolate T26 chromosome 3, BBRACH_0.4, whole genome shotgun sequence, the following proteins share a genomic window:
- the LOC125738694 gene encoding uncharacterized protein LOC125738694 has translation MAHVTYNISNLLPLDLKHCNGEDKMYTWLQTRLEDLVSDNKSRLAIQVLHKRLKRDLIADITGLFGSGYSIINSYRIARQSQYTTWVANQVATGFKHLSNSNENLIKAVKSEAQTLRTISAALFNQTQFHERDVACRTYAQDLFTARQEILDLRLKKKTPRHALNDLIGKLELEKWLKSYIRGTLKYSELLTFLMMHTGTKCMALKKIASVMDSPDVRRGDAAAFERFVLQVQSLVGMLKTLGPEGEAELQCRSQVARLLSKLPPEQRAEFRRCVFRRSGTDYTLTDLSDWLKYESWCQDVDGQLPSKGTKDRPVFKGDRQSNKRLATVLHGAKDSLGWTLQGPAKLVRQLIQPQQCLMTSVAPQVNELMNHIERLWQLDTIPFRSEKLVTRSKQDLEAISILKSKTTRVELNGILRYATPLLRRKNMPRLQAPMEAVMPSLGSIERRLSRDPEKATAYKEEMEKLIKAGRFIARRGTPAELFSDQGTNFRGGERELREAFVALSSDLQQHLAKQKILFHFNPPAAPHFGGVWEREIRSIKAALITTVGAQPVPEEVLRTALIEVEAILNSKPLGYVPSDVNDLDPKSDPATWDSDRNSSLHFSCTGFFVTFSLSNPGQVWPNSTTIRSLGTIVKDQVIKWDHRMGCMTLKGTETLVNTRACCHETTHIISFAPATLQPFSHNDTKLINIHSLHGHAEAVQVSHTQWCVVSEMDSFIYEGLTCPANHTFCLEVTDDFTMGHINILGRVPLDVDVSPWWDDTFYDEDTRTMTETMDLVQQVILQIDYHLHQAHNNNRLTKKTVHILTSASTHSAQYICLWWDWMFRICVIASGFIFIITRLQFCYLRHHIKILKTSTKNAFIPSPLQVQPVQRLETSGT, from the exons ATGGCACATGTAACGTATAATATTTCAAACCTGTTACCTCTGGATCTAAAACATTGTAATGGCGAAGATAAGATGTATACCTGGTTACAAACGCGACTCGAGGACTTAGTCTCTGATAACAAGAGCCGGCTTGCTATTCAAGTGTTGCATAAGCGACTCAAACGAGATTTAATTGCAGACATAACCGGACTGTTTGGGTCAGGGTATTCCATCATAAACAGTTATAGAATAGCAAGACAAT CCCAGTATACAACCTGGGTGGCTAATCAAGTAGCCACCGGCTTCAAACACCTCTCGAATAGCAATGAGAACCTCATCAAAGCAGTAAAATCAGAAGCTCAAACCCTTCGAACAATTAGCGCAGCCCTCTTTAACCAGACACAATTCCACGAGCGTGATGTAGCCTGTCGCACATATGCGCAAGATTTGTTTACAGCAAGGCAGGAAATATTGGACCTacgtcttaaaaaaaaaactccaaggCATGCTCTTAATGACCTGATTGGCAAACTTGAATTAGAGAAATGGTTGAAATCATATATAAGAGGAACTCTGAAATATTCTGAATTACTAACCTTttt aatgatgcatACTGGTACTAAATGT ATGGCGCTAAAGAAAATTGCTTCCGTAATGGACTCTCCAGATGTCAGACGTGGAGATGCAGCTGCCTTTGAGAGGTTTGTGCTCCAGGTCCAGTCACTGGTGGGAATGCTGAAGACTTTAGGCCCAGAGGGAGAGGCTGAGCTGCAGTGTCGCTCACAGGTGGCCCGCCTTCTCAGCAAATTACCACCTGAGCAGAGAGCAGAGTTCCGGCGTTGTGTATTCAGGCGTTCTGGAACAGACTACACCTTGACTGACCTTTCAGATTGGCTGAAGTATGAGTCCTGGTGTCAAGATGTTGATGGACAGCTACCTTCCAAGGGGACCAAAGATAGACCTGTGTTCAAGGGTGACAGACAATCAAACAAGCGGCTTGCCACAGTCCTCCATGGGGCTAAAGACAGCCTTG GCTGGACACTCCAAGGCCCTGCAAAGCTGGTCCGTCAGCTCATCCAGCCACAACAGTGTCTCATGACCTCCGTGGCCCCCCAAGTGAATGAGCTGATGAATCACATAGAGAGATTATGGCAGCTGGACACCATTCCATTTAGGAGTGAAAAGTTAGTGACCCGCTCCAAGCAGGATCTTGAAGCCATCAGCATCCTTAAATCCAAGACTACCCGTGTAGAACTGAACGGTATACTTCGATACGCAACCCCACTGCTCCGGCGGAAGAACATGCCCCGCCTCCAAGCACCCATGGAAGCTGTTATGCCAAGCCTGGGAAGCATAGAGAGGAGACTCAGTAGGGACCCTGAGAAAGCCACTGCCTACAAGGAAGAGATGGAGAAGCTCATAAAGGCAGG GAGATTCATCGCCCGGAGAGGAACACCAGCTGAGCTGTTTTCTGATCAGGGAACAAACTTCCGAGGAGGGGAGAGGGAACTTCGTGAGGCCTTTGTGGCATTATCTTCTGACTTACAGCAACACCTGGCAAAGCAGAAAATCCTCTTCCACTTTAACCCTCCAGCCGCTCCACATTTCGGAGGGGTATGGGAGCGGGAGATCCGGTCCATTAAGGCGGCTCTGATTACTACAGTTGGGGCTCAGCCTGTCCCAGAAGAAGTCCTTCGGACAGCGCTCATAGAGGTCGAAGCGATCCTTAACTCGAAGCCCCTTGGTTATGTTCCATCAGATGTGAACGATCTGGACCCA AAATCAGACCCAGCAACTTGGGATAGTGATCGTAACAGCAGTCTCCACTTCAGTTGTACAGGATTCTTTGTAACCTTTTCTTTAAGTAATCCAGGCCAGGTATGGCCTAATTCGACTACCATACGATCCCTGGGAACCATAGTAAAAGACCAGGTAATTAAGTGGGACCATCGTATGGGATGCATGACTCTGAAAGGGACTGAAACCTTAGTTAATACTCGTGCCTGTTGCCACGAGACCACGCATATCATATCATTTGCACCTGCAACACTTCAGCCCTTTTCACATAACGACACAAAACTCATCAACATACACTCACTACATGGACACGCAGAAGCAGTTCAAGTCTCACATACACAATGGTGTGTTGTCAGTGAAATGGACTCATTCATCTATGAAGGCCTTACCTGCCCTGCAAATCACACTTTCTGCCTGGAGGTAACCGATGACTTCACCATGGGTCACATCAACATTCTGGGGAGAGTACCATTAGATGTTGATGTCTCCCCATGGTGGGACGACACCTTTTATGATGAAGACACGCGAACCATGACCGAAACCATGGATTTAGTTCAACAGGTCATTCTACAGATTGACTACCACCTCCATCAGGCGCACAACAACAACAGGTTAACAAAGAAAACTGTACATATCCTGACCAGCGCATCCACACATTCAGCGCAGTATATCTGCTTATGGTGGGACTGGATGTTTCGGATATGCGTTATCGCCAGTGGCTTTATCTTCATCATCACCAGACTCCAATTCTGCTACCTCCGACATCACATCAAGATTCTCAAAACATCTACCAAAAACGCCTTCATCCCTAGCCCTCTCCAGGTACAACCCGTACAGAGGTTGGAGACTTCTGGGACCTAG
- the LOC125739310 gene encoding protein NYNRIN-like isoform X1 translates to MMSFLGLCNYCREWLPDYAALVQPLQTLIYGKDMALKDKIQWTKEGELAFTNLKMILQTNVILALPDYQQPFTLCVDANQGYMKAVLTQPFGTKERPLAFYSKRLDAVAAGFPQCLQACAAAAEAVKLSAELVLCHPLTLKVPHSVSLVLLQTPLPFLTHARHLTLVSLLLSQSNITIQRCGPLNPSTLLPTTEDGEPHSCKAVVEEQTKPRADILQTPISDSMVVYVDGSASKNDMGKNKVGYAVVTSTEVLEANALPPACSAQAAELYAVIRACELFKNKSLTIYTDSQYVFGAVHHHARVWKNRGFKTSQGTSLTHTNLLLRLLDVVQLPTRLALCKCKAHQTDASTIAKGNNFADKTAKEAALKQPTLSVADILFIDSDVLCDAQIHAPKTEIQSWIKRGAIQQGKVYYMNDKPILPKNLYKTAALVSHGNTHVSTGGMVHIIQQYFYAINFSDYAKQFCRTCLICCKHNAQGNMRPKRGQFPVAEYPFQVVHMDFIELSWSQGKKYCLVIIDTFSKWVEIYPVKHCDAMTVAKCLVGHYFPTYGIPYIIRSDNGTHFVNQTMSLCSQALGFTLKNHCAYHPQSAGLVERTNGTIKTRLRKTMEETKRPWPECLSLVKLWMRITPIPAGLTPFEIVYGRPFPLATEMSDLGKADRENTLANWMRKLLSSQQKHSPSSLPVNSVSNQQDNLQPGDWILVKVLLRKEWSTPRWDGPYQVLLTTPTAVKIAERPSWIHKSHCKPIKPLSEASATE, encoded by the coding sequence atgatgtccttcttaggactttgtaattattgcagagaatggctacctgattatgctgcactcgttcaacctctgcaaaccttaatttatgggaaagacatggccttaaaagataaaattcagtggacaaaagaaggagaattggcattcacaaacttaaaaatgatactacaaacaaatgtgatacttgccttaccagattatcaacaaccatttaccttatgtgttgatgctaatcaaggttatatgaaagcggtattaacacagccgttcgggacaaaggaaagaccactagcattctattctaaacgattagatgcagtagcagctggttttccacaatgtttgcaagcatgtgcagctgctgcagaagcagtaaaattatcagcagaattagtgttgtgtcacccactcaccctgaaggtgccacattcagtttcattagttttactgcagacgccgcttccgttcctcacacatgctagacatctgaccttagtctcactcctgctttcacagtcaaacattactatacagcgatgtggtcctcttaaccctagcacccttcttccgacaacggaagatggagagccacattcgtgcaaagcagttgtggaagagcaaacaaaacccagagcagatattttacagaccccaatatcagattcaatggttgtttatgtagatggatcagcatcaaaaaatgatatgggaaaaaataaggtcgggtatgctgtagttacgtccactgaagtgttagaggccaatgcactcccacctgcttgttcagcacaagcggctgaactctatgctgtaattagggcatgcgagctattcaaaaataagtcacttactatatacactgatagtcaatatgtgtttggagctgttcatcaccatgcaagagtgtggaaaaatagaggttttaaaacatcgcagggaacgtctctaactcacacaaacttactacttagattattagatgttgtacaattaccgactcgccttgcactgtgcaaatgtaaagcacaccaaaccgatgcttccacaatagctaaaggaaacaactttgcagataaaactgccaaagaagcggccctgaaacagcccaccttatcagtggcagacattcttttcatagatagtgatgtgctgtgtgatgcacagattcatgctcctaaaacagaaatacagagttggatcaagagaggagcaatacagcaagggaaagtttactatatgaatgacaagcccatcctaccaaaaaacttatacaaaacagctgccttagtgagccatggaaatactcatgtctcaacaggagggatggtacatattatccagcaatacttttatgctataaatttttctgattatgcaaagcaattttgtagaacatgcttaatttgctgtaaacataatgcacagggtaacatgagaccaaaacgtggccagttccctgtagctgagtacccgtttcaagttgtacatatggattttattgaattatcttggtcacaagggaagaagtactgtctagtcattatagacaccttttctaagtgggtagaaatataccctgtaaagcactgtgatgcaatgactgttgcaaaatgtttggtaggccattatttccctacttatggcataccttatattataagatcagacaatgggactcattttgtaaatcagaccatgtccctttgttcacaagcattaggttttacgcttaagaatcattgtgcttatcaccctcagagtgcaggcttagtggagagaactaacggcactattaaaacaaggctcagaaaaacaatggaagagacaaaaaggccgtggccagaatgtttgtctctagtaaaattgtggatgagaataactcccattcctgcaggattaacaccttttgagatagtgtacggaaggccgtttcccctagcaaccgaaatgagtgatttagggaaagcggacagagaaaatacattggctaattggatgcgaaagttgctatcatcacaacaaaaacatagccccagtagtctgccagtaaattctgtttctaaccaacaggataacttgcagccaggggattggatcctggtcaaggtcctgttgcggaaggagtggagcacaccccggtgggacggtccttatcaagtcctcctcacaacaccaacagctgtgaaaatagcagaacgaccttcctggatacacaaaagtcactgtaaacccatcaagcccttatcagaggcctcagcgacagagtag
- the LOC125739310 gene encoding uncharacterized protein LOC125739310 isoform X2, giving the protein MSGQEVSLSNKEEVFVVNVIPLLKDGILCFNDLSVIVFTNEGNMKNKHDELRSLIIKGKNNFVEAEQSASGILGSIDKECEELTQQKGKLQRQQDDTKTECKNLQDQLASQQSILLEHQRSLENANTHLQATQAKVNEMRIRMEHDEAVRNAGIGLMFVPCAGPTVGATLIGVYQTDMNNANDAKNQAQSEVHNWERQVASSSLGVSDCQTKINQKTQEISQVNTSLEVLRRTLEDVTQQRLDIADVQEKFRNAVRVLTDLAGIAKVGEVQTRKFILFEPLMTVLQEIFKCILQMSDKKGHLQCVETTLKPIQSAFEENVRKMKALCDKGDDYW; this is encoded by the exons atgtctggTCAGGAAGTCAGCCTTTCCAACAAAGAGGAGGTGTTCGTTGTGAACGTAATACCGCTTCTCAAAGACGGCATCCTTTGCTTTAATGATCTTTCGGTCATTGTATTTACTAATGAAGGTAACATGAAGAACAAACACGATGAGCTTCGCTCTTTAATTATTAAAGGGAAGAATAACTTCGTGGAAGCAGAGCAAAGCGCTTCTGGTATTTTAGGAAGTATAGATAAAGAGTGTGAGGAATTAACTCAACAGAAAGGAAAACTGCAACGACAACAGGATGACACAAAAACTGAATGCAAAAACCTACAAGACCAGCTTGCAAGTCAGCAAAGCATACTACTGGAGCATCAGAGATCGTTagaaaatgcaaatacacactTACAAGCAACACAGGCAAAAGTTAATGAGATGCGTATAAGAATGGAGCACGATGAAGCTGTTAGGAACGCTGGGATCGGTCTGATGTTTGTTCCATGTGCTGGACCCACAGTTG GAGCTACCCTGATTGGGGTTTACCAGACAGATATGAACAACGCAAATGATGCTAAAAATCAGGCTCAAAGTGAAGTTCACAACTGGGAACGTCAAGTGGCAAGTAGTTCTCTAGGTGTTTCTGACTGTCAGACAAAGATCAACCAGAAGACACAGGAGATTTCTCAAGTTAACACCAGTTTGGAGGTGTTACGAAGAACCTTAGAAGACGTCACACAGCAGCGCCTTGATATAGCTGATGTCCAGGAGAAGTTCAGGAATGCTGTCAGGGTTTTGACCGATCTAGCTGGGATAGCGAAAGTAGGCGAGGTACAGACAAGGAAGTTTATTCTGTTTGAGCCCCTCATGACGGTACTTCAGGAAATCTTTAAATGTATTCTGCAAATGTCAGATAAGAAGGGTCATCTTCAGTGTGTCGAAACAACTTTAAAACCAATACAAAGCGCTTTTGAAGAGAATGTGAGAAAGATGAAAGCTTTGTGTGACAAGGGGGATGATTACTGGTAg